The following proteins are encoded in a genomic region of Glycine max cultivar Williams 82 chromosome 18, Glycine_max_v4.0, whole genome shotgun sequence:
- the LOC102661540 gene encoding eggshell protein 1-like, translating into MAMSSDDGDNGGNSDGCSDDNNNDGGCGNNNGGDGYDEDGGGCYGGKGGVVATTVVMVVAVVTMVKCDDSGGGCYGNDGGSDCYGDDGGGGDDGGCGGGGGDNNSESGGDKVSGGDNGDDYNDNGSGMGGEGKGVREKDYPNLLLFNPTPY; encoded by the coding sequence GATGATGGTGACAACGGTGGTAATAGTGATGGTTGCAGTGACGACAATAATAATGATGGTGGTTGCGGCAATAATAATGGCGGTGATGGCTATGACGAAGATGGTGGTGGTTGTTATGGTGGTAAGGGTGGAGTTGTGGCGACGACAGTGGTGATGGTGGTTGCGGTGGTGACAATGGTGAAGTGTGACGACAGTGGTGGTGGTTGTTATGGCAACGATGGTGGTAGTGATTGTTATGGTgacgatggtggtggtggtgatgatggtggttgtggtggtggtggcggcgACAACAATAGTGAAAGTGGTGGTGACAAGGTTAGTGGTGGTGACAATGGTGATGACTACAATGATAATGGTAGTGGCATGGGTGGTGAGGGGAAGGGAGTGAGAGAGAAGGATTATCCTAACTTGTTGCTTTTTAACCCAACTCCCTATTAG